Proteins from a genomic interval of Kitasatospora herbaricolor:
- a CDS encoding ribosome hibernation promotion factor, protein MIRLQTPPVDIRLETRGEVSLGAPDYAKAKVLAVVERLHEPVLAVRVKLTQEANHAILKPALAQVVIDLDGRPVRAHVAAATMREAVDLVQERLVARLARIRQHTDPRRHHGVPPAGPAAGDGAERRGHRPHHRVRAPEDRRIVRHKTCSLSRQAVWAAVLEMEAMDYDFHLFTEAGAGRDSVVYRDEGTGDLRLACAGPAEPRAERGLTVNTARVPELAVAQAVERIDLTGLPFFFFTDVATGRGNVLYHRHDGHYGLIAPAR, encoded by the coding sequence ATGATCCGTCTGCAGACCCCGCCCGTCGACATCCGGCTGGAGACCAGGGGGGAGGTGTCGCTCGGTGCGCCCGACTACGCCAAGGCCAAGGTACTGGCCGTGGTCGAGCGGCTCCACGAGCCCGTCCTCGCGGTTCGGGTGAAGCTCACCCAGGAGGCCAACCACGCCATCCTCAAGCCGGCCCTGGCCCAGGTCGTGATCGATCTCGACGGCCGTCCGGTCCGGGCCCACGTCGCGGCCGCGACCATGCGCGAGGCCGTGGACCTGGTGCAGGAACGTCTCGTCGCCCGGCTGGCCAGGATCCGGCAGCACACGGACCCCCGCCGCCACCACGGGGTCCCGCCGGCCGGACCGGCGGCCGGGGACGGCGCCGAGCGCCGCGGGCACCGCCCGCACCACCGCGTCCGCGCGCCGGAGGACCGGCGGATCGTCCGGCACAAGACCTGCAGTCTGTCCCGCCAGGCAGTCTGGGCCGCGGTGCTGGAGATGGAAGCGATGGACTACGACTTCCACCTGTTCACCGAGGCCGGGGCCGGACGTGACAGCGTGGTCTACCGGGACGAGGGCACCGGCGACCTCCGCCTCGCCTGCGCCGGACCGGCGGAACCCCGGGCCGAGCGGGGCCTGACCGTGAATACGGCCAGGGTTCCGGAGCTTGCGGTGGCCCAGGCCGTCGAGCGCATCGACCTCACCGGCCTGCCGTTCTTCTTCTTCACCGACGTTGCCACCGGCCGTGGCAACGTCCTGTACCACCGCCACGACGGCCACTACGGGCTGATCGCTCCGGCGAGGTAG
- a CDS encoding universal stress protein — protein sequence MTQYLLAGVDGSSQSTAAARWAAGEAFRRGIPLRLVHARTWLDDIHADPSRPTDVRALSLRMLSDARTEVRRSHPELEVHTELIGGGDPVDELAEAATAAEMLVLGSRGLGGFAGLLVGSAGLALAARCEVPTVLVRAFEDERPGGPDAREVVLGVDSRSPSPDVIDFAFQQAARLGAVLRAVHGWAPPAVWGYAGWVPPQAEADQFRAIEAELLAEALTGWREKYPDVVLVEDCRVGTGSSALVDLSADAALVVVGRRRRPHHAGMRIGPVAHAVLHHAQAPVAVVPHD from the coding sequence ATGACCCAGTACCTGCTTGCCGGCGTCGACGGCTCGTCGCAGAGCACCGCAGCAGCCCGATGGGCAGCCGGCGAGGCCTTCCGCCGGGGGATCCCCCTGCGGCTGGTCCACGCGCGGACCTGGCTCGACGACATCCACGCGGACCCGTCCCGTCCGACGGACGTGCGCGCCCTCTCACTGCGGATGCTCTCCGACGCGCGGACGGAGGTCCGGCGCTCCCACCCGGAGTTGGAGGTGCACACCGAGCTGATCGGCGGCGGCGATCCGGTCGACGAGCTGGCCGAGGCCGCCACCGCAGCCGAGATGCTGGTCCTCGGCTCGCGGGGCCTCGGGGGGTTCGCGGGGCTGCTGGTCGGCTCGGCCGGCCTCGCCCTCGCCGCCCGCTGCGAGGTGCCCACCGTGCTGGTCCGCGCCTTCGAGGACGAACGCCCCGGCGGTCCGGACGCACGGGAGGTCGTCCTCGGCGTCGACTCCCGCTCCCCCTCCCCCGACGTCATCGACTTCGCCTTCCAGCAGGCCGCCCGGCTCGGGGCCGTGCTGCGTGCCGTCCACGGCTGGGCGCCGCCGGCCGTCTGGGGGTACGCCGGGTGGGTGCCCCCGCAGGCCGAGGCGGACCAGTTCCGCGCGATCGAGGCCGAGTTGCTCGCGGAGGCGTTGACCGGCTGGCGGGAGAAGTACCCGGACGTCGTCCTGGTCGAGGACTGCCGCGTCGGCACCGGCTCCTCGGCCCTGGTGGACCTGTCCGCCGACGCCGCCCTCGTGGTGGTCGGCCGGCGGCGCCGCCCGCACCATGCGGGGATGCGGATCGGGCCGGTCGCCCACGCCGTCCTCCACCACGCACAGGCACCGGTCGCCGTCGTCCCGCACGACTGA
- a CDS encoding universal stress protein: MDLPVAVGVDTSTASLAAADWAAAEAAVRDRPLRVLHALPLMPHLLPGGTRRSQLDGSRLLHEVQHVLAVRHPQVRAHTEEVHDVATAALVAAAEAAELLVLAARGDGGFPGLRVGSTALHVVARASCPTVLLPAEAVDAGLRDHLAVAVDARRPHGPALDFAFETARSHGLPLRVLHVFPAAGPAGPAAGREAEAALLASALAPWKVAHPDVEVARDAEPGGVGLALVEASAKARLLILGRRPGATDGRLGPVAHAVLHHAACPVAVVPGV; this comes from the coding sequence ATGGACCTGCCCGTAGCCGTCGGCGTGGACACCTCGACGGCAAGCCTGGCGGCGGCCGACTGGGCCGCGGCCGAGGCGGCCGTCCGCGATCGCCCGCTGCGTGTCCTGCACGCGCTGCCCCTGATGCCGCACCTGCTGCCGGGTGGAACGCGCCGGTCGCAGCTGGACGGCAGCCGTCTGCTCCACGAGGTCCAACACGTCCTCGCGGTGCGGCACCCGCAGGTGCGCGCGCACACCGAAGAGGTCCACGACGTCGCCACCGCAGCCCTGGTGGCTGCCGCGGAGGCCGCCGAACTCCTGGTCCTGGCGGCACGTGGCGACGGCGGCTTCCCCGGGCTCCGGGTCGGATCCACCGCCCTCCACGTGGTCGCGAGGGCCTCCTGCCCGACGGTGCTGCTGCCGGCGGAGGCGGTGGACGCGGGCCTGCGCGATCACCTCGCCGTCGCCGTCGACGCCCGCCGTCCGCACGGCCCGGCGCTCGACTTCGCCTTCGAGACCGCGCGCAGCCACGGTCTGCCGCTCCGGGTCCTGCACGTCTTTCCGGCTGCGGGGCCGGCCGGACCTGCCGCCGGACGCGAGGCCGAGGCCGCGCTGCTCGCCTCCGCCCTCGCCCCGTGGAAGGTCGCCCATCCGGATGTCGAGGTCGCCCGGGACGCCGAGCCCGGCGGCGTGGGGCTGGCGCTGGTCGAGGCCTCGGCCAAGGCCCGGTTGCTGATCCTCGGGCGACGGCCCGGCGCCACGGACGGGCGGCTGGGCCCCGTCGCCCACGCCGTCCTGCACCACGCGGCCTGCCCGGTCGCCGTGGTGCCGGGCGTCTGA
- a CDS encoding universal stress protein, with protein sequence MKHAVVVGIDGSAQSAAAAGWAAEEARRTGRSLRMVHVVHAEGGDFARAGRPADGLPRSVAEIRDRISALLPELGTTCEQVPGTPAYALAAAGERDGLLVLGSRGLGGVTGLLVGSVGLRTAAHARCPVVLVRDGAGGTAAERSEVLVGVQGDRPCDAVLAFAFDQAARRGAVLRAVEARTTPAGARTGLRLRWTSRRSRGR encoded by the coding sequence ATGAAGCACGCCGTAGTGGTGGGGATCGACGGATCGGCGCAGAGTGCGGCGGCCGCCGGATGGGCGGCCGAGGAGGCTCGTCGAACCGGGCGAAGCCTGCGCATGGTCCACGTTGTGCACGCGGAGGGCGGCGACTTCGCCCGGGCGGGGCGGCCGGCGGACGGGCTGCCCCGGTCCGTGGCCGAGATCCGCGACCGGATCTCGGCCTTGCTGCCCGAACTGGGGACCACCTGCGAGCAGGTCCCCGGGACCCCTGCGTACGCGCTGGCCGCCGCGGGGGAGCGGGACGGCCTGCTCGTCCTCGGCTCCCGAGGGCTCGGGGGTGTCACAGGCCTGCTGGTCGGCTCCGTCGGACTTCGGACGGCGGCCCACGCCAGGTGCCCCGTCGTCCTGGTCCGGGACGGCGCCGGCGGAACGGCCGCAGAGCGGAGCGAAGTCCTGGTGGGAGTGCAGGGCGACCGGCCCTGCGACGCGGTGCTCGCGTTCGCCTTCGACCAAGCGGCTCGTCGCGGGGCCGTCCTGCGCGCGGTGGAGGCCCGGACGACCCCCGCCGGGGCCCGTACCGGACTCAGGCTCCGCTGGACCAGCAGGCGATCACGCGGTCGCTGA
- a CDS encoding universal stress protein has product MHLQDALGRWRERFPDVLTRAEVVHGGAAEALLEASNSAALVVLGRRAPGLPMAAPRLGPVTHVVLHRAHVPVAVVPHD; this is encoded by the coding sequence GTGCACCTCCAGGACGCGCTGGGCCGCTGGCGGGAGAGGTTCCCCGACGTCCTCACGCGGGCCGAAGTGGTGCACGGCGGCGCGGCCGAGGCGCTGCTGGAAGCCTCGAACAGTGCGGCCCTGGTCGTGCTGGGACGGCGGGCGCCCGGGCTCCCCATGGCCGCACCCCGCCTGGGACCGGTGACCCATGTCGTCCTCCACCGCGCCCACGTCCCGGTCGCCGTCGTACCGCACGACTGA
- the adhE gene encoding bifunctional acetaldehyde-CoA/alcohol dehydrogenase, with amino-acid sequence MPRSPLTAKSAEHAKSAEPARIPVPAPVVPPAAAADRPVRGPVAAEVDRLVAGAVTALQEYASFTQEKVDHIVRKASLAALAQHTGLAVLAVEETGRGVFEDKAVKNVFACENVTHVMAGVRTVGVVRRDEIDGIVEIAEPVGVVAGVTPVTNPTSTTIFKCLLALKTRNPIVFAFHPAAQRCSAEAARIVRDAAVAAGAPVHCIQWIERPSMPATEALMNHPDVATILATGGNAMVRAAYSCGKPALGVGAGNVPAYVERTADLRQAVNDIVLSKSFDNGMICASEQAVILDAEIRDAAIAEFRGLKAHLSTAEEKALLERYLFGVGDGAACTGDRLNAAVVGRSAVQIAAAAGFTVPADTSVILVETEEVGPSEPLTREKLCPVLAVLTADSRRRGIELAAAMVEFNGLGHSAAVHTQDEAFVEEFGHAVKACRIIWNAPSSQGGIGDVYNAFMPSLTLGCGSYGHNSVAGNVSALNLVNIKRIGRRNTNMQWFKVPPKIYFERNSVKYLASMPNAHRIVVVTDRTMVEVGHLERIRAILDRRPAPVEVRVVDFVEPNPSIDTVRRGAELMRDFRPDTIIALGGGSPMDAAKVMWLMYEHPEVDFADLKEKFFDIRKRAFTFPDLGEKAKLVCVPTTSGTGSEVTPFAVITDSATGQKYPLADYALTPSVAICDPALTTHLPAAVTADTGFDALTHCIETYVSVYANDFTDGLALQGIRLIFENLERAVTDGPNDPVAREKMHNAGTIAGMAFGSAFLGVVHAMAHTLGGTFHLAHGRTNALLLPHVIRYNGGAPAKVTGWPKYRSYIAPERYQAVARTLGLPADTPEQGVEALAQAVEGLRDRVGIPRSFKEAGVDEAAFLAALPQQAMNAYEDQCAPANPRMPMLDDMRQLMRQAYYGHRI; translated from the coding sequence ATGCCCCGCAGCCCGCTGACCGCGAAGAGCGCCGAGCACGCGAAGAGTGCCGAGCCCGCGCGGATCCCCGTCCCCGCCCCGGTCGTCCCGCCCGCGGCGGCCGCCGACCGGCCGGTCCGGGGACCGGTCGCCGCCGAGGTGGACCGGCTGGTCGCCGGAGCGGTGACCGCCCTTCAGGAGTACGCCTCGTTCACCCAGGAGAAGGTCGACCACATCGTCAGGAAGGCATCGCTGGCGGCGCTCGCCCAGCACACCGGACTCGCGGTGCTGGCGGTGGAGGAGACCGGGCGCGGGGTGTTCGAGGACAAGGCGGTGAAGAACGTCTTCGCCTGCGAGAACGTCACCCACGTGATGGCCGGCGTGAGGACGGTGGGGGTGGTGCGGCGGGACGAGATCGACGGGATCGTGGAGATCGCCGAGCCGGTCGGCGTGGTCGCCGGCGTCACGCCGGTGACGAACCCGACCTCCACCACGATCTTCAAGTGCCTGCTCGCCCTCAAGACCCGCAACCCGATCGTCTTCGCCTTCCACCCTGCGGCGCAGCGCTGTTCCGCCGAGGCGGCCCGGATCGTGCGGGACGCGGCGGTGGCGGCCGGGGCGCCGGTGCACTGCATCCAGTGGATCGAGCGGCCGTCGATGCCGGCCACCGAGGCCCTGATGAACCATCCGGACGTCGCCACCATTCTCGCCACCGGCGGCAACGCGATGGTCCGGGCCGCGTACTCGTGCGGCAAGCCCGCCCTCGGCGTCGGTGCGGGCAACGTGCCCGCCTATGTCGAGCGGACCGCGGACCTCAGGCAGGCGGTCAACGACATCGTGCTGTCCAAGTCCTTCGACAACGGCATGATCTGCGCCTCGGAGCAGGCCGTCATCCTGGACGCGGAGATCCGCGACGCGGCGATCGCCGAGTTCCGCGGGCTGAAGGCCCACCTCTCCACGGCGGAGGAGAAGGCCCTCCTGGAGCGGTACCTGTTCGGCGTCGGCGACGGGGCCGCCTGCACCGGCGACCGGCTGAACGCCGCGGTGGTGGGCCGCTCCGCCGTACAGATCGCCGCGGCAGCCGGGTTCACCGTGCCCGCCGACACCTCCGTCATCCTGGTGGAGACGGAGGAGGTCGGACCGTCCGAGCCGCTGACGCGCGAGAAGCTCTGCCCGGTGCTGGCCGTGCTGACCGCCGACTCACGCCGGCGCGGAATCGAACTCGCGGCCGCCATGGTGGAGTTCAACGGCCTCGGGCACTCCGCGGCGGTGCACACCCAGGACGAGGCGTTCGTCGAGGAGTTCGGGCACGCGGTGAAGGCGTGCCGGATCATCTGGAACGCACCCAGCTCCCAGGGCGGGATCGGCGACGTCTACAACGCCTTCATGCCCTCGCTCACGCTCGGCTGCGGTTCCTACGGCCACAACTCGGTGGCCGGCAACGTCTCGGCGCTCAACCTCGTCAACATCAAGCGGATCGGGCGGCGCAACACCAACATGCAGTGGTTCAAGGTCCCGCCGAAGATCTACTTCGAACGCAACTCCGTCAAGTACCTGGCCAGCATGCCGAACGCCCACCGGATCGTCGTCGTCACCGACCGGACCATGGTCGAGGTCGGCCACCTGGAGCGGATCCGCGCGATCCTGGACCGGCGGCCCGCGCCGGTCGAGGTCCGGGTGGTCGACTTCGTCGAGCCCAACCCGAGCATCGACACCGTGCGCAGGGGCGCCGAACTGATGCGCGACTTCCGGCCCGACACCATCATCGCGCTGGGCGGTGGGTCGCCGATGGACGCCGCCAAGGTGATGTGGCTGATGTACGAGCACCCGGAGGTGGACTTCGCCGACCTGAAGGAGAAGTTCTTCGACATCCGCAAGCGCGCGTTCACCTTTCCCGACCTCGGCGAGAAGGCCAAGCTGGTCTGTGTCCCGACCACCTCGGGCACCGGGAGCGAGGTCACGCCGTTCGCGGTCATCACCGACAGCGCCACCGGTCAGAAGTACCCGCTCGCCGACTATGCCCTCACCCCCAGTGTCGCGATCTGCGACCCGGCACTCACCACCCACCTGCCGGCCGCGGTCACCGCGGACACCGGCTTCGACGCCCTCACCCACTGCATCGAGACCTATGTCTCGGTCTACGCGAACGACTTCACCGACGGCCTGGCGCTCCAGGGCATCCGGCTGATCTTCGAGAACCTGGAACGGGCCGTCACCGACGGGCCGAACGACCCGGTCGCCCGGGAGAAGATGCACAACGCCGGCACCATCGCCGGGATGGCCTTCGGCTCCGCCTTCCTGGGCGTCGTCCACGCCATGGCCCACACCCTGGGCGGCACCTTCCACCTCGCCCACGGTCGCACCAACGCACTGCTCCTGCCGCACGTCATCCGCTACAACGGCGGGGCGCCGGCCAAGGTCACCGGCTGGCCCAAGTACCGGAGCTACATCGCCCCGGAGCGCTACCAGGCCGTCGCCCGGACGCTCGGTCTGCCCGCCGACACCCCCGAGCAGGGCGTCGAGGCGCTGGCGCAGGCCGTCGAGGGACTGCGCGACCGGGTCGGCATCCCCCGCTCGTTCAAGGAGGCGGGAGTGGACGAGGCAGCCTTCCTGGCCGCCCTTCCGCAGCAGGCGATGAACGCCTACGAGGACCAGTGCGCCCCGGCCAATCCCCGGATGCCGATGCTCGACGACATGCGGCAGCTGATGCGTCAGGCCTACTACGGCCACCGGATCTGA
- the pflB gene encoding formate C-acetyltransferase, with protein sequence MTTEQAETTAGSAWAGFKGGLWRDAIDVRDFIQHNYTPYDGDGGFLTGPTERTSSVWRKITDRFPEERAKGVYDVAHDIPSTITAHAPGWIDRDRELIVGLQTDAPLKRAIMPNGGWRMVAGALETYGYPVSAELATVFTTYRKTHNAGVFDAYTPDILAARRAGIITGLPDAYGRGRIIGDYRRVALYGVDRLITAKRAEKAELDAAPADPGRLEAVIRDREELAEQIRALQELKEMACAYGYDVSGPARTGREAVQWLYFAYLAAVKEQNGAAMSLGRTSTFLDVYLQRDITEGRLTESGAQELVDDFVIKLRIVRFLRTPEYDQLFSGDPTWVTESIGGIGQDGRPLVTRTSFRYLQTLYNLGPAPEPNMTVFWSPRLPRGFKEFCAKASIDTSSIQYESDELMRPRTGDDTAIACCVSAMAVGRQMQFFGARVNLAKTLLYAINGGRDEMSGAQVGPDTGALTSEVLDHEEVLEKLDRQMDWLAETYVHALNVIHYMHDRYAYERLEMALHDRDVRRTMACGIAGLSVAADSLAAIRYARVAPVRDATGLATDYRIDGEYPAYGNNDDRADSIAVDLVERFMAKVRRHPTYRGAEHTQSVLTITSNVVYGKKTGNTPDGRRSGEPFSPGANPMNGRDRHGYVTSALSVAKLPYEHAQDGISLTNTVTPEALGRTPQERIANLAGVLDGFTTVGGFHMNVNVLDRVTLLDAMEHPEKYPQLTIRVSGYAVNFVRLTREQQLDVVNRTFHGSL encoded by the coding sequence ATGACCACCGAGCAGGCGGAGACGACCGCCGGCAGTGCCTGGGCCGGATTCAAGGGCGGCCTGTGGCGCGACGCGATCGACGTGCGCGACTTCATCCAGCACAACTACACCCCGTACGACGGCGACGGGGGCTTCCTGACCGGCCCCACCGAGCGCACCTCTTCGGTCTGGAGGAAGATCACCGACAGGTTCCCCGAGGAGCGGGCCAAGGGCGTGTACGACGTCGCCCACGACATCCCCTCCACCATCACCGCGCACGCCCCCGGCTGGATCGACCGGGACCGCGAACTGATCGTCGGCCTGCAGACCGATGCCCCGCTGAAGCGCGCCATCATGCCCAACGGCGGCTGGCGGATGGTGGCCGGAGCCCTGGAGACCTACGGCTACCCGGTCTCCGCCGAACTGGCGACCGTCTTCACCACGTACCGCAAGACCCACAACGCGGGCGTCTTCGACGCCTACACCCCCGACATCCTGGCCGCCCGCCGGGCCGGGATCATCACCGGGCTCCCCGATGCCTACGGTCGCGGCCGGATCATCGGCGACTACCGCCGCGTCGCGCTCTACGGCGTGGACCGGCTGATCACCGCGAAGCGGGCGGAGAAGGCGGAGCTGGACGCCGCGCCGGCCGACCCGGGCCGGTTGGAGGCCGTCATCCGGGACCGTGAGGAACTCGCCGAGCAGATCAGGGCCCTGCAGGAACTCAAGGAGATGGCCTGCGCCTACGGCTACGACGTCTCCGGCCCGGCGCGGACCGGTCGGGAGGCCGTCCAGTGGCTGTACTTCGCCTACCTGGCGGCGGTGAAGGAGCAGAACGGTGCGGCCATGTCGCTCGGCCGCACCTCCACCTTCCTCGACGTCTACCTCCAACGGGACATCACCGAGGGCCGGCTGACCGAGAGCGGCGCCCAGGAACTGGTCGACGACTTCGTCATCAAGCTTCGGATCGTCCGCTTCCTGCGCACCCCCGAGTACGACCAGTTGTTCTCGGGCGACCCGACCTGGGTCACCGAGTCGATCGGCGGCATCGGCCAGGACGGGCGCCCGCTGGTCACCCGCACCTCCTTCCGCTACCTGCAGACCCTGTACAACCTCGGCCCGGCGCCCGAGCCGAACATGACCGTCTTCTGGTCGCCGCGACTCCCGCGTGGATTCAAGGAGTTCTGCGCAAAGGCGTCGATCGACACCTCCAGCATCCAGTACGAGTCGGACGAGCTGATGCGCCCGCGGACCGGCGACGACACCGCCATCGCCTGCTGCGTGTCGGCGATGGCGGTGGGCCGGCAGATGCAGTTCTTCGGCGCCCGGGTCAACCTCGCCAAGACCCTGCTGTACGCGATCAACGGCGGCCGGGACGAGATGTCCGGGGCCCAGGTCGGCCCGGACACCGGTGCGCTCACCTCGGAGGTGCTCGACCACGAGGAGGTGCTGGAGAAGCTCGACCGGCAGATGGACTGGCTGGCCGAGACGTACGTCCACGCCCTCAACGTGATCCACTACATGCACGACAGGTACGCGTACGAGCGCCTGGAGATGGCGCTGCACGACCGCGACGTGCGCAGGACGATGGCCTGCGGGATCGCCGGTCTCTCCGTCGCGGCCGACTCCCTCGCCGCCATCCGGTACGCGAGGGTCGCCCCGGTGCGGGACGCGACGGGCCTGGCCACCGACTACCGGATCGACGGCGAATACCCCGCCTACGGAAACAACGACGACCGTGCGGACTCGATCGCGGTCGACCTGGTCGAGCGGTTCATGGCGAAGGTCCGCAGGCACCCCACGTACCGGGGGGCCGAACACACCCAGTCCGTCCTGACCATCACCTCCAACGTCGTCTACGGCAAGAAGACCGGAAACACCCCCGACGGGCGCCGGTCCGGCGAACCCTTCTCCCCGGGGGCCAACCCGATGAACGGCAGGGACCGGCACGGCTACGTGACCAGCGCTCTCTCGGTCGCCAAGTTGCCGTACGAGCACGCCCAGGACGGCATCTCGCTGACCAACACCGTCACCCCCGAGGCGCTCGGCCGCACCCCGCAGGAACGGATCGCCAACCTGGCGGGCGTCCTGGACGGTTTCACGACGGTGGGCGGATTCCACATGAACGTCAACGTGCTCGACCGCGTCACCCTGCTGGACGCCATGGAGCACCCGGAGAAGTACCCGCAGCTGACGATCCGGGTCAGCGGCTACGCCGTCAACTTCGTCCGGCTGACCCGCGAGCAGCAGCTCGACGTGGTCAACCGCACCTTCCACGGCTCGCTGTAG
- the pflA gene encoding pyruvate formate-lyase-activating protein: MAVTLGTAVPVGPPPARTGSVHSWDVSTGVDGPGTRFVVFLAGCPLTCLYCHNPDTWRMPDGTRTGVDAVVTEARRHAAFIHAAGGGATLTGGEPLLQPAFCAELFHRFKHELGLHTALDTSGFLGARAGDGLLADVDLVLLDVKSWDRDLYLRLTGQHLEPTLDFARRLADLGKEVWVRFVLVPGLTDGPANVEGVAGFAASLGNVARVDVLPFHNLGSAKYRARGRPFPLEGTPAPNAEQLEAARSVFADHGLHAV, encoded by the coding sequence ATGGCTGTCACGCTCGGCACCGCAGTCCCGGTCGGGCCGCCTCCGGCCCGCACCGGCTCGGTGCACTCCTGGGACGTGTCCACCGGCGTGGACGGCCCCGGCACCCGGTTCGTGGTCTTTTTGGCCGGGTGCCCGCTGACCTGCCTCTACTGTCACAACCCCGACACCTGGCGGATGCCGGACGGCACCCGCACCGGCGTCGACGCCGTGGTCACCGAGGCCAGGCGGCACGCCGCCTTCATCCACGCGGCCGGCGGCGGGGCGACCCTCACCGGCGGCGAACCGCTGCTCCAACCCGCCTTCTGCGCCGAACTGTTCCACCGCTTCAAGCACGAGCTCGGGCTGCACACGGCGCTGGACACCTCCGGCTTCCTCGGCGCCCGCGCGGGTGACGGGCTGCTGGCCGACGTCGACCTCGTCCTGCTCGACGTCAAGTCCTGGGATCGCGACCTCTACCTGCGCCTCACCGGACAGCACCTGGAACCCACACTGGACTTCGCCCGCCGGCTGGCCGACCTCGGCAAGGAGGTGTGGGTCCGGTTCGTGCTCGTCCCCGGGCTGACCGACGGGCCGGCGAACGTCGAGGGCGTCGCGGGCTTCGCCGCCTCGCTCGGCAACGTCGCACGGGTGGACGTCCTGCCCTTCCACAACCTGGGCTCCGCGAAGTACCGGGCCCGGGGGAGGCCGTTCCCGCTCGAAGGCACCCCGGCGCCGAACGCTGAACAACTGGAAGCAGCCCGGTCGGTGTTCGCCGACCACGGCCTGCACGCGGTGTGA
- a CDS encoding flavodoxin family protein, with amino-acid sequence MQAVIVYESVYGNTRTVAEAIAEGLRGARPDAVVRCVPVAGAGPEVTGRADLLVVGGPTHVYGMSSGPTRRMARLAAGTPAGNEPGTHGPGSDPGPGLRTWFRSLPEPRPGARGAAFDTRADMLISGGAAHGIARRLTHHHYDLVAAPEGFVVESTGGPLRPGERERAAAWGASLA; translated from the coding sequence GTGCAGGCAGTGATCGTGTACGAGAGTGTGTACGGCAACACCCGGACCGTTGCCGAGGCGATCGCGGAAGGTCTGCGGGGCGCCCGGCCCGACGCCGTGGTGCGTTGCGTCCCGGTGGCCGGGGCGGGACCTGAGGTGACCGGCAGGGCGGATCTCCTGGTGGTCGGCGGGCCCACCCACGTGTACGGGATGAGTTCCGGGCCGACCCGCAGGATGGCTCGGCTCGCCGCCGGGACACCCGCGGGGAACGAGCCGGGGACGCACGGCCCGGGATCCGACCCGGGCCCCGGGCTGCGGACCTGGTTCCGGTCGCTCCCCGAGCCCCGGCCGGGCGCCCGCGGTGCTGCTTTCGACACCCGTGCGGACATGCTGATCAGCGGCGGAGCCGCCCACGGGATCGCCCGCAGGCTGACCCACCACCACTACGACCTGGTGGCCGCCCCGGAGGGATTCGTGGTGGAGAGCACCGGCGGCCCGCTGCGCCCGGGCGAGCGCGAGCGGGCCGCGGCGTGGGGAGCCTCACTGGCCTGA
- a CDS encoding universal stress protein: protein MGTTSENTHPVIVVGVDGSPSSRAALRWAQGQARLEDASVEAVAAWDYPPMSGWGLSVPGPEIEEAARLALADTVKQEQAPARPPVRQRTECGHPADVLLRAARGAHLLVVGSRGLGGFTGTLLGSVSRHCVEHAPCPVVVVRGTGS, encoded by the coding sequence ATGGGAACCACGTCTGAGAACACGCACCCCGTCATCGTCGTCGGCGTCGACGGATCGCCCTCCTCCCGGGCGGCGCTCCGCTGGGCCCAGGGACAGGCACGGCTGGAGGACGCCTCGGTCGAAGCCGTCGCTGCCTGGGACTACCCACCGATGAGCGGCTGGGGGCTTTCCGTCCCGGGGCCCGAGATCGAGGAGGCGGCCCGGCTGGCTCTGGCCGACACCGTGAAGCAGGAGCAGGCCCCCGCCCGGCCCCCCGTCCGACAGCGCACCGAGTGCGGCCACCCGGCGGACGTCCTGCTGCGGGCCGCCCGTGGAGCGCACCTCCTGGTGGTCGGCAGCAGGGGGCTGGGCGGATTCACCGGGACCCTGCTCGGCTCGGTCAGCCGGCACTGTGTGGAACACGCGCCCTGCCCCGTCGTCGTGGTGCGTGGCACCGGCAGCTGA